A segment of the Gammaproteobacteria bacterium genome:
CCAAGGTCTTCCTCTACGGGCAGGAGCTGAACCCGTTCACATGGGCCATCGCCCGCGCTGACATGCTCATTCTGGAGCCTGAGGGCAGGGACGCGGAAAACATCAAGTGCGGCAGCACCCTCTCCAATGACCAGCTCGCAAACATGCGCTTCGACCTCCAGTTCGTGAATCCGCCCTACGGCTACGAGTGGAGCAAGGACTACGACGCCGTCACCGCCGAGGCGGCGCGGGGCTTCGATGGCCGCTTCGGGGCCGGGACTCCGCGCAAGTCGGATGGCCAGATGCTCTTTTTGCAGCACCTCATCGCCCGGATGAACGACCCGCAGGAATCCCAGAGCTACATTGGCATCATTCTCAACGGCTCGCCGCTGTTCACTGGCGGTGCGGGATCGGGTGAATCAGAAATCCGCCGCTGGATCATGGAGAATGACTGGCTGGAAGCCATCGTCGCCCTGCCGCAGCAGATTTTTTACAACACCGGCATCGGCACCTACATCTGGTTACTGAGCAACCGTAAGCCCGTCGCCCACCAGGGCAAGGTTATGCTGGTGGACGCCTCGGGCGAGGAGTTCTGGTCGGGCATGTCCAAGAGCCTCGGCAGTAAACGCCGCGAGATCACCGACAGCCACAAGCAAGCGATTCTCCAACTGGTCAAGGCCCGCCAGGAAGGCCCGCATGTGAAGATTTTCGACACCACCGATTTCGGCTACCGCGAGATCAAGGTGCTGCGCCCGCTCAAGCTACGCTTTGAGGTCAATACCGAGTCGCTCGCCCGTCTCGACACGCAAGCGGCCTTCAGGAATTTGGCGGTGAGCAAGAAGAAAGACCCAGACGAACAGCAGCGCGAGGAAAAAAATGGCCTCGCCCTGCAAGCCCAGATCCGTAGCGTGTTGCAAACCCTCGCGGGCGAAACCTACATGCAGCGTGAGAAGTTCACTGCCGGGCTGGATGCCGCACTCAAAAAGGCGGGATTGAAGCTCAAGGCTCCCGTGCTCAAAGCCATTCTGGGTGGCATCGGCGAGCGCGATGACGCCGCCGAGATCTGCCGCGACAGCAGCGGCAACCCCGAGCCGGACCCCGACCTGAACGACACCGAGAATGTGCCGCTCAAGGAAAAGGTCGAAACCTACTTCGCCCGCGAGGTCACGCCGCATGTGCCTGATGCGTGGATTGATCCTGCCTATTGCGATGCCAAGGACCGCAAGGTGGGCAAGGTCGGCTACGAGATCCCGTTCAACCGCCACTTCTATGTCTTCCAGCCGCCCCGCCCCCTGAGCGCGATTGATGCCGATCTGAAAGCCTGCACCGATCGTATTTTGAGCATGATTACAAATTTATCAGCCTAGATAGAGACACACTTATGGATACCGTTACGCTCTCGCCTCAATTCCAAGTGATTATCCCGTCATCCATACGCGAGGCACTGCATCTCATTGGAGGCGAAAAATTCAGGATATTGTGCTACGCGGATCGCGTCGAACTCATTCCCGTTCGTCCGATTCAGCAAATGCGCGGTTTCCTTCGCGGCATGGACACCACCATCGAACGTGAGGATGACCGTCTGTGATTGCTGCCAATATTGTGGATTCATCCGGGTGGCTAGAATATTTCGTCGATAGTGATCGCGCTTCTCTGTTTGCCTTGGCCATTGAGGATTCCGGAAATCTTCTGGTGCCCGTTATTATTCTGTACGAAGTCTTCAAGAAGGTGCTCCGGGAACGCGGTGAGAATGACGCGCTCCAGATTGCCAGCGTGATGCAGCCAGGTCGGATTATTGATTTGGATTCATCGTTGGCGCTGGATGCGGCGCGTTATCCTTTGCCGTTAGCGGATAGCATCATCTATGCGGCGGCGATGCGTCATTCGGCTATTCTTTGGACTCAGGACGAGCATTTCAAAGATTTGCCCAATGTGCGATTTTTTCCTAAGAAATTAGGAACTTCATTATGAGCTTCCCGCGTTATCCGAAATACAAAGCCAGCGGCGTGGAATGGCTCGGGGACGTGCCGGAGCATTGGGCGGTGAAACGGCTCAAGCACAACGCGCGCTTACTCACCGAAAAGACGGATCGAAGGGATCACCCCGTCGGCTTGGAAAACATCGAAGGGTGGTCTGGTCGTTTTATCCCGACGGAAACCGCTTTTGAGGGTGAAGGGATTGCCTTCGATGCCGGAGATATTCTGTTCGGCAAATTGCGTCCCTACCTTGCGAAAGCCTATCTCGCGCAATCTTCTGGTGAGGCAGTCGGTGACTTCTACGTCATGAGACCAGCCGTCGGCATCGATGCGCGTTTCGCTCAATATCAAATTCTGAATCGTGAGTTTATCGCAATCGTGGATGGCTCAACCTTTGGCACCAAAATGCCGCGTGCGAGTTGGGAGTTCGTTGGCGGGATGAAACTGACGCTCCCGCCGCTTGTCGAGCAAACGGCCATTGCGGAGTTTCTGGACCGGGAGACGGGGAAGATTGATGGGCTGGTGGCGGAGCAGCGGCGGCTGATGGAACTGCTGAAAGAAAAACGGCAGGCCGTCATCTCCCACGCCGTCACCCAAGGTCTCAACCCCCACGCCCCCATGAAGCCTTCCGGCATCGAATGGCTCGGCGATGTGCCGGA
Coding sequences within it:
- a CDS encoding type I restriction enzyme M protein, which codes for MNEPAKFNNVVSFLWAIADLLNGAFKKSEFQKIILPFTVLRRLDYALEATKAKVLDTEHILKEKGLENRHGQLCRAAGYAFYNTSRFTYESLLHDDTNLALNLRQYVMGFSPNVREIFAAFNFDDTIRDLSRVNLLYLLMERFNEKSKVDLRPASMSNHEMGYVFEHLLRKFNEALNENPGEHFTPRDAIRLMVDLVLMFDTELAGAEGVTRTVYDCGCGTGGILSITKDHILQINPQAKVFLYGQELNPFTWAIARADMLILEPEGRDAENIKCGSTLSNDQLANMRFDLQFVNPPYGYEWSKDYDAVTAEAARGFDGRFGAGTPRKSDGQMLFLQHLIARMNDPQESQSYIGIILNGSPLFTGGAGSGESEIRRWIMENDWLEAIVALPQQIFYNTGIGTYIWLLSNRKPVAHQGKVMLVDASGEEFWSGMSKSLGSKRREITDSHKQAILQLVKARQEGPHVKIFDTTDFGYREIKVLRPLKLRFEVNTESLARLDTQAAFRNLAVSKKKDPDEQQREEKNGLALQAQIRSVLQTLAGETYMQREKFTAGLDAALKKAGLKLKAPVLKAILGGIGERDDAAEICRDSSGNPEPDPDLNDTENVPLKEKVETYFAREVTPHVPDAWIDPAYCDAKDRKVGKVGYEIPFNRHFYVFQPPRPLSAIDADLKACTDRILSMITNLSA
- a CDS encoding AbrB/MazE/SpoVT family DNA-binding domain-containing protein: MDTVTLSPQFQVIIPSSIREALHLIGGEKFRILCYADRVELIPVRPIQQMRGFLRGMDTTIEREDDRL
- a CDS encoding Twitching motility protein PilT, whose product is MIAANIVDSSGWLEYFVDSDRASLFALAIEDSGNLLVPVIILYEVFKKVLRERGENDALQIASVMQPGRIIDLDSSLALDAARYPLPLADSIIYAAAMRHSAILWTQDEHFKDLPNVRFFPKKLGTSL
- a CDS encoding type I restriction enzyme, S subunit, translating into MSFPRYPKYKASGVEWLGDVPEHWAVKRLKHNARLLTEKTDRRDHPVGLENIEGWSGRFIPTETAFEGEGIAFDAGDILFGKLRPYLAKAYLAQSSGEAVGDFYVMRPAVGIDARFAQYQILNREFIAIVDGSTFGTKMPRASWEFVGGMKLTLPPLVEQTAIAEFLDRETGKIDGLVAEQRRLMELLKEKRQAVISHAVTQGLNPHAPMKPSGIEWLGDVPEHWEVKRLKHVLARNGLVRGPFGGDLKKEIFQASGIKVYEQKNAIYRDYQLGESYVSAGKYSEMLRFRVTPGDYIMSCSGTIGKTYRLPESAPDGIINQALLIIRFSNNVTFQYADWIFDSEFFVKQILDNSQGGAMKNLVGMDVFTSISLPVPPLNEQLQIAQYLDAESSKFDILTAEAPKRNAPSTCCKNAAPR